A genomic window from Pseudonocardia broussonetiae includes:
- a CDS encoding putative leader peptide, with protein MTAPMPAPFAGAAALVLRLVARRHVDLSRVSSAICR; from the coding sequence GTGACCGCGCCCATGCCCGCCCCGTTCGCCGGGGCCGCGGCATTGGTCCTGCGCCTCGTCGCCCGGCGCCACGTGGACCTGAGCCGCGTGAGCAGCGCGATCTGTCGCTGA
- the hemW gene encoding radical SAM family heme chaperone HemW — MPPPFGIYVHVPFCAARCGYCDFNTYTASELDGSGASVGGWLDAVRRELDLAAATVGERAVDTVFVGGGTPSLIGAERLGAVLDAVRSTFGLAPGAEVTTESNPESTSPEFFAGLVDAGFTRVSLGMQSAAPHVLRVLDRRHTPGRAVAAAREARAAGLGHVNLDLIYATPGETDDDLRASLDAVLDAGVDHVSAYALIVEDGTALARRVARGELPAPDDDVAAARYELIDDRLSAAGLGWYEVSNWASSPDAECRHNLGYWLDGDWWGLGPGAHSHLAGARWWNVKHPARYAAAVAAGSAEAGREELTESERHTERVMLRLRLRSGLPLDLLDDPGRAAAAQAVADGLLEVEGGVAVLTRRGRLLADGVVHALLAAAPV; from the coding sequence GTGCCGCCTCCGTTCGGGATCTACGTCCACGTGCCGTTCTGCGCGGCCCGCTGCGGCTACTGCGACTTCAACACCTACACCGCCTCCGAGCTCGACGGCTCCGGCGCGTCGGTCGGCGGGTGGCTCGACGCCGTGCGCCGCGAGCTCGACCTCGCCGCCGCGACCGTGGGGGAGCGGGCCGTCGACACCGTCTTCGTCGGGGGCGGCACGCCGTCGCTGATCGGGGCGGAGCGCCTGGGCGCCGTCCTCGACGCCGTGCGGTCGACGTTCGGGCTCGCGCCGGGTGCGGAGGTCACCACCGAGTCCAACCCCGAGTCGACGTCGCCGGAGTTCTTCGCCGGTCTCGTCGACGCGGGGTTCACGCGGGTGTCGCTGGGCATGCAGTCGGCCGCGCCGCACGTGCTGCGGGTGCTCGACCGCCGCCACACGCCGGGCCGGGCCGTCGCCGCGGCGCGGGAGGCCCGGGCGGCGGGGCTCGGGCACGTCAACCTCGATCTCATCTACGCCACGCCCGGCGAGACCGACGACGACCTGCGCGCCTCGCTCGACGCCGTCCTCGATGCGGGGGTGGACCACGTCTCGGCGTACGCGCTGATCGTCGAGGACGGCACGGCGCTGGCCCGGCGCGTGGCCCGCGGCGAGCTGCCCGCGCCCGACGACGACGTCGCGGCCGCCCGCTACGAGCTGATCGACGACCGGCTCTCCGCGGCCGGCCTGGGCTGGTACGAGGTGTCGAACTGGGCGTCGTCGCCCGACGCCGAGTGCCGGCACAACCTCGGCTACTGGCTCGACGGCGACTGGTGGGGCCTGGGCCCCGGCGCGCACTCGCACCTCGCCGGGGCGCGCTGGTGGAACGTGAAGCACCCGGCGCGCTACGCCGCGGCGGTGGCGGCCGGGTCGGCGGAGGCCGGGCGCGAGGAGCTGACGGAGTCCGAGCGGCACACCGAGCGCGTGATGCTGCGGCTGCGGCTGCGCTCGGGCCTGCCCCTGGACCTGCTCGACGACCCCGGCCGCGCCGCCGCCGCGCAGGCCGTGGCCGACGGCCTGCTGGAGGTCGAGGGCGGGGTCGCCGTGCTGACCCGCCGCGGCCGCCTGCTGGCCGACGGGGTCGTGCACGCCCTGCTCGCCGCGGCCCCGGTGTGA